A DNA window from Sphaeramia orbicularis chromosome 22, fSphaOr1.1, whole genome shotgun sequence contains the following coding sequences:
- the LOC115414285 gene encoding uncharacterized protein C14orf132, with product MDLSFMAAQIPVMTGAFMDSSPNDDYSGEHSLFNSSASVHAAASAASVHGQQDEPQSMSSDAIWLWIAIVATIGNIVVVGVVYACTF from the coding sequence ATCCCCGTCATGACGGGAGCCTTCATGGACTCCTCCCCAAATGACGACTACAGTGGCGAGCATTCGCTCTTCAACTCTTCGGCCAGCGTCCACGCCGCCGCTTCAGCCGCCTCTGTCCACGGCCAGCAGGACGAACCACAGTCCATGTCCAGTGACGCCATTTGGCTCTGGATCGCCATCGTTGCCACCATTGGAAACATTGTGGTGGTGGGCGTGGTCTACGCCTGCACTTTCtga